A genomic window from Quercus lobata isolate SW786 chromosome 10, ValleyOak3.0 Primary Assembly, whole genome shotgun sequence includes:
- the LOC115965037 gene encoding putative disease resistance protein RGA1 yields MAEAIVADVAKGILGNLILLVTYQIGLAWGFKDELTRLRDSAEMIQAVLADAERRQVGEERVKLWLQRLKNVAYDADDVLDELAYELLRRKVEIQNQMTRKVCFFFSFSNPIAFRIKMANKVKTIHESLKRINDEANGFGLIRAGSINGNPDTIPNRETDSFLDHSEVVGRKDSVSEIVKLVTNTTGQQLSVIPIVGMAGLGKTTLAKLVYNHELVKNYFDKKIWVCVSDDFDDKRILRGILESLTGNPSQLESKNAILQNLQKELQGKRYLLILDDVWNEDSLKWDALRGCLLGINSNFGNNIIVTIRSHKVAEIMETLSQHQLEKLDDDECWSIIKKRVSAVPLTPDLEAIGRDIAKKCGGVPLVAKVLGGTMSLKKDYVMDKEELIQHWMAEGFLQPSQGSDLVMEDIGFMYFDILLANSLLQDVEKDAYDNIVSCKMHDLVHDLALLVSKFETLIVDRDSEVDISHFRRLSIKFEGEMIPRISFSKDRVKRLRTLVSNTNVFGNMLSNFKCLRVLRLSGFSIIELSESIDRLIHLRFLHISCPNIKVLPKSITKFYNLQTLNVHDCYCLRELPKDLNNLVNLRYIVVNYNVYMWSLLKDIGQWKCLQMFPSFFVKQDAGHQIGEFGQLNQLRGVLTINDLENVRDKEEARRANLAEKAKIDRLGFRWGYSTNKREVNHNNDEDVLEGLQPHQNLKSLEIEGFEGKKFPSWMLRSCDAKDALSLLDNLIGINLSGCIECEEVPTLRCLPCLKFLVIEGMDKVSCIGVKFYTMYSDDSYRNALFPALRKLKLKNMNCLVEWQERGKQRRLWNYRGALKPNFQSYVRELVRIHNPGIMVVMETRVRRDKAKEITDRLPFDGAIHTETMGFAGGIWLLWNSDRVDVVQLANTE; encoded by the exons ATGGCTGAGGCTATCGTTGCTGATGTTGCTAAGGGAATACTAGGAAATCTGATTTTACTGGTTACTTACCAAATTGGCCTTGCTTGGGGCTTCAAGGATGAGCTGACACGGCTTCGTGACTCAGCAGAGATGATTCAAGCTGTGCTGGCTGATGCAGAGAGAAGGCAAGTGGGAGAAGAGCGCGTGAAGCTTTGGTTGCAGAGGCTTAAAAACGTTGCTTATGATGCTGATGACGTGCTAGATGAGCTTGCTTACGAGCTTCTTCGGCGAAAGGTAGAGATCCAAAACCAAATGACGAGAAAGGTATGCTTCTTCTTTTCGTTTTCAAATCCCATTGCATTCCGTATCAAGATGGCCAACAAAGTTAAGACCATTCATGAATCGCTAAAAAGGATTAATGACGAAGCAAATGGATTTGGACTTATTAGAGCAGGATCAATAAATGGTAATCCTGATACTATACCAAACCGAGAGACAGATTCATTTCTTGACCATTCAGAAGTTGTAGGAAGGAAAGATAGTGTTTCAGAAATAGTGAAGTTAGTGACTAATACAACTGGTCAACAACTCTCGGTCATTCCCATAGTAGGAATGGCAGGTTTGGGAAAAACAACTTTAGCAAAATTAGTGTACAATCATGAGCTAGTAaagaattattttgataagaaaatatgGGTATGTGTCTCTGAtgattttgatgataaaagGATTTTAAGAGGGATTCTTGAATCCCTTACTGGTAACCCAAGTCAATTAGAAAGTAAGAATGCAATACTTCAAAACCTTCAAAAAGAGTTGCAAGGAAAAAGATATCTTCTCATTCTTGATGATGTTTGGAATGAAGATTCTCTGAAATGGGATGCATTAAGGGGTTGTTTGTTAGgtattaattcaaattttggaaaCAATATTATTGTAACAATCCGTAGTCACAAGGTGGCAGAAATCATGGAAACACTTTCTCAACATCAGTTAGAAAAACTAGATGATGATGAATGTTGGTCCATAATCAAGAAAAGGGTATCTGCGGTTCCATTAACTCCAGATTTAGAGGCTATTGGAAGAGACATTGCTAAAAAATGTGGAGGGGTTCCATTGGTAGCAAAAGTTTTAGGAGGGACAATGTCACTAAAAAAAG ATTATGTTATGGACAAGGAAGAATTAATTCAACATTGGATGGCTGAAGGGTTCCTTCAACCATCTCAAGGAAGTGATTTGGTGATGGAGGATATTGGTTTTATGTATTTTGATATCTTGTTAGCAAATTCCTTATTGCAAGATGTGGAAAAAGATGCATATGATAATATTGTGAGTTGTAAGATGCATGATTTGGTACATGACCTTGCCCtcttagtttcaaaatttgaaaccttGATTGTGGACAGAGATTCGGAGGTTGATATTAGTCATTTTAGACGCTTATCTATCAAATTTGAAGGAGAAATGATACCaagaatttctttttcaaaagacCGTGTTAAGAGATTGCGCACGCTTGTTTCAAATACTAATGTGTTTGGCAACatgttatcaaattttaaatgctTGCGTGTTCTAAGATTGTCAGGGTTTAGCATAATAGAGTTATCAGAATCAATTGATCGGTTAATACACTTGAGGTTTCTCCACATCTCATGTCCTAACATCAAAGTATTACCAAAGTCCATCACCAAGTTCTACAATTTGCAAACTTTGAATGTTCACGATTGCTATTGTCTCAGAGAGCTTCCAAAAGATCTAAATAATTTGGTTAACTTGAGATATATTGTTGTCAATTATAATGTTTACATGTGGAGTTTACTGAAAGATATAGGGCAGTGGAAATGTCTACAAATGTTTCCATCTTTCTTCGTGAAACAAGATGCAGGTCATCAAATCGGAGAATTCGGGCAGTTGAATCAACTTCGTGGAGTATTAACCATCAATGATTTGGAGAATGTGAGAGATAAAGAAGAAGCTAGAAGGGCAAATTTAGCTGAAAAGGCCAAAATAGACAGGTTAGGTTTTCGCTGGGGTTATAGTACGAATAAAAGAGAAGTCAATCACAATAATGATGAAGACGTGTTAGAAGGCCTCCAGCCTcatcaaaatttgaaatcctTAGAAATTGAAGGCTTTGAAGGAAAGAAATTTCCATCATGGATGTTGAGAAGTTGTGATGCTAAGGATGCTTTGTCGCTTTTGGACAATTTGATTGGGATAAATTTAAGCGGTTGCATAGAATGTGAAGAAGTTCCTACCCTCAGGTGCCTACCCTGCCTTAAGTTTCTTGTTATAGAGGGAATGGATAAAGTTTCCTGCATAGGAGTTAAGTTTTACACCATGTACAGTGATGACAGTTACAGAAATGCATTGTTCCCGGCATTAAGAAAACTCAAATTGAAGAACATGAACTGCCTAGTGGAGTGGCAGGAAAGGGGAAAACAGAGGAGAT TGTGGAACTATAGGGGCGCTCTGAAGCCCAACTTTCAGAGTTATGTTAGGGAACTAGTGAGGATTCATAATCCTGGTATAATGGTGGTCATGGAAACTCGTGTCAGGAGAGACAAAGCTAAGGAAATAACTGATCGTTTGCCTTTTGACGGTGCTATTCACACAGAGACGATGGGCTTTGCTGGTGGCATTTGGCTTCTTTGGAACTCAGATAGGGTGGACGTTGTCCAGCTCGCTAACACGGAGTAG